The sequence CCGCGCCGGCCTCGACACCGTCGTCGCCGAGTCGGACGACGCGGCCGCCCGGGCCGCCCGGGAACGCGTCGCCGTCTCCCTCGAACGAGCCGTGCAGCGCGGCAAACTGGACCGGATCTCCGCCGAGGACGCATCGGCCCGGCTCGTCTTCACCGGCGAGCTGGAGGACCTCGCCGACCGGCAGCTCGTCATCGAGGCCGTCACCGAGAACCCCGAGGCCAAGACCGAGGTCTTCGCCGCCCTCGACAAGATCGTGGCGGACCCGGAAGCGATCCTCGCCACGAACACCTCGGCCATCCCGATCATGCGGCTGGGCATGGCCACGGGCCGCGCCGACCGGGTCGTGGGCCTGCACTTCTTCAACCCCGTCCCCGTCCTGCCCCTCGTGGAGGTCGTCTCCTCCCTCCACACCTCGCGCGACACCCTCGACACCGTGGAGGCCTTCGCGCGCGACGTCCTGGGCAAGACCGTCGTCCGCTCCCAGGACCGGGCCGGCTTCGTGGTGAACGCGCTGCTGATCCCCTACCTCCTCTCGGCCGTCCGCATGGCCGAATCCGGGTTCGCCGCCCCCGAGGACGTGGACGCCGGGATGGAACTGGGCTGCGCGCACCCGATGGGCCCGCTCAAACTGGCGGACCTGATCGGCCTGGACACCGTCGCGGCCATCGCGGAATCCCTCTACGAGGAGTTCAAGGAACCCCTGTACGCGCCGCCCCCGCTGCTCCAGCGGATGGTGCAGGCGGGTCTGCTCGGCCGAAAGAGCGGCCGCGGGTTCCACACGTACGGCCGGGGCTGAGGGGCCCCGGCGGGTCTCCAGGGCAGAGGGTGCGCCGGAGACGCAAGGGAACGGCGCGGGTGGGGCGAGTGGTGTCGCCGCACCCGCGCCGCACCGTGTACGGGAGAAGGGACGGCCCGGCCGTCCGCGATCAGGCCGGCCGCGTCAGCAACCGGGCCAGGTGGTCGGCGAACTCCGTGATCCAGTCGAGCATCGGGCCGCCGCGGGCGACCCGGAAGCCGTGCCGACGGCCCCAGAACGCCGCCTGTACGGCGTGGAGCTGAGCCCAACGTCGGACGCGTTCGCGATCGAGCTCCGCGGCATCGACGAAGAGGTCCAGGGTGCGGTGGACCGCCTTGCCGAGGTCCTCGGCTCCGAGGAGGGTCAAGGCGCGCGTCTTGAGCAGGGTGCCGCCGTCGTAGGCCGGGTCACCCACATAGCCCTTGGGGTCGACGGCGAGCCACGGCTCGCGGTCCGCGCGCAGGATGTTCCGGGCGTGGAGGTCACCGTGGATCAGGACGTCCGGCTGGTTGCGCCCCAGCTCGTGGACGGTCGCCACCGCCGCGTCCACCACGTACGGCGCCATCGTGTGCGTCAACTCCACCTGATCGCGGCGCAGCTGCTCCTCCCAGGAGTCGCTCCGGTCCCGCAGCCGGGGCAGGCCTGCCGGTGCGGGGACGGCCAGGCGGTGGCTGAGCCGCCCCGCCACCGTCACGACCTCGTCACCGTCCTGGACCTCCTCCAGCGTCGAGGTCCGGACCCGTTCCAGCACCATCGCGAAGCGCGCGTCGTCGCGCTCGTGCAGCAGGACCGCGCCGTTCCCCGCCCACGCCTCGAACGCGTCCGGCTCGTGGACGTTGCCGGGGTGCGGGAAGGACACCTTCAGCACGGCCGGCTCCGAGGCCCGCCGCAGCACCGGAACGATGATCCCGACCCCTCCGTGCATGACCGCACGGTCCGGTACGCACTGCCAGCGCGTCAGCAACTCATCGACGATGTGCGGGAGTTCGGCGAGCCACGCGGCGCCGGCCGCGCCCTCCCGCTCGACGGTGGTCCGCGTGAACACCTCGGGTGTCTCGATCATCCCGGTACCCTACGCCGGGCCTCATGATCCGACCTTCCGTCCGCCCACGACCGGCCCACACGGCGACACCGCACCCGGACCCTGGCCCGCCGGGTCCGCACGGGTGGTGGTGCCCGGACCTCACCCGGCCTCACCCGGCATCACCCGGACCGGGTGAACACGACTGGTGATCACCACCGATCACCGGTTCAGTGGGAAGCGTGGGCCGATCACACTCCGTACCCCCGTGGGACCCCCGGTGACCTCCATGGGCCACCGGGCGCCGACCGGCGACCCCATGCTCACGGCCAGGTTCGCGCCCCCGGCCGTCCCGAAGCTGCTGGTCCACCGACCCGAGCTGCTGGTGCGGCTGA comes from Streptomyces virginiae and encodes:
- a CDS encoding aminoglycoside phosphotransferase family protein, coding for MIETPEVFTRTTVEREGAAGAAWLAELPHIVDELLTRWQCVPDRAVMHGGVGIIVPVLRRASEPAVLKVSFPHPGNVHEPDAFEAWAGNGAVLLHERDDARFAMVLERVRTSTLEEVQDGDEVVTVAGRLSHRLAVPAPAGLPRLRDRSDSWEEQLRRDQVELTHTMAPYVVDAAVATVHELGRNQPDVLIHGDLHARNILRADREPWLAVDPKGYVGDPAYDGGTLLKTRALTLLGAEDLGKAVHRTLDLFVDAAELDRERVRRWAQLHAVQAAFWGRRHGFRVARGGPMLDWITEFADHLARLLTRPA
- a CDS encoding 3-hydroxybutyryl-CoA dehydrogenase, with amino-acid sequence MTPSIRRVGVVGGGRMGAGIAEVCARAGLDTVVAESDDAAARAARERVAVSLERAVQRGKLDRISAEDASARLVFTGELEDLADRQLVIEAVTENPEAKTEVFAALDKIVADPEAILATNTSAIPIMRLGMATGRADRVVGLHFFNPVPVLPLVEVVSSLHTSRDTLDTVEAFARDVLGKTVVRSQDRAGFVVNALLIPYLLSAVRMAESGFAAPEDVDAGMELGCAHPMGPLKLADLIGLDTVAAIAESLYEEFKEPLYAPPPLLQRMVQAGLLGRKSGRGFHTYGRG